Proteins from a genomic interval of Fluviispira vulneris:
- a CDS encoding peroxiredoxin, whose protein sequence is MSRILSISQPFPNFSVPAVVSLEQGKEFITLNNDSIKGKWSVFFFWPLDFTFVCPTEIAEFNKAIKQFHDRDCELYGASTDSQYVHLAWRKHHEDLKNLEIAMLADNKKELSEALGILHPVEKVPLRATFIVDPEGIIRWVSANDLSVGRNVKEVIRVLDALQTDELCPCNWEKGQATLK, encoded by the coding sequence ATGTCAAGAATTCTTAGCATCTCCCAACCTTTTCCAAACTTTTCAGTACCAGCCGTTGTTTCTTTAGAACAAGGAAAAGAATTTATCACATTAAACAATGACAGCATAAAAGGTAAATGGTCTGTCTTTTTCTTTTGGCCTCTCGACTTTACCTTTGTTTGTCCAACAGAAATCGCTGAATTTAACAAAGCAATTAAACAATTTCATGACCGTGATTGTGAACTTTATGGTGCAAGTACGGACAGTCAATATGTGCATTTAGCATGGCGCAAGCACCACGAAGATCTAAAAAACCTAGAAATAGCTATGCTTGCTGATAATAAAAAAGAGCTTAGCGAAGCACTTGGTATTTTACATCCAGTAGAAAAGGTTCCTCTTAGAGCAACTTTCATTGTTGACCCTGAAGGAATTATCCGTTGGGTTTCTGCCAATGACCTTTCCGTAGGGAGAAATGTAAAAGAAGTAATTCGAGTTTTAGATGCTTTGCAAACAGATGAACTTTGCCCATGTAATTGGGAAAAAGGCCAAGCAACACTCAAATAG
- a CDS encoding ZIP family metal transporter has product MIAIGVSVTFFASCIGALPIFLAKNISIKVRDILIGISAGVMLGAVCFSLLNPAITIAENEFQNKLYSAGYVSLFVILGSIALSFFNKIIPHEHFLKGREGMESKSLKRIWLFILAITIHNFPEGLAVGVGLGSGEINIALPIIIGIALQDIPEGLVVALSLKAYGFSNRYAINATLIAGFAESIGALLGCIATSFSHSLLPGGLALAGGAMLYVICGEMIPELHRSGNEAKATAGFIFGFVLMMFLDVGLS; this is encoded by the coding sequence ATAATTGCCATTGGAGTGTCTGTTACTTTCTTTGCTTCTTGTATTGGTGCACTGCCAATTTTTCTTGCAAAGAATATTTCTATAAAAGTTAGGGATATTCTAATTGGAATCAGCGCAGGAGTTATGCTTGGAGCAGTTTGTTTTTCCTTACTGAATCCTGCAATTACTATTGCTGAAAACGAATTTCAAAATAAACTGTACTCAGCAGGGTATGTTTCGTTATTTGTAATATTAGGTAGCATTGCTCTTAGTTTTTTTAATAAAATAATTCCCCATGAACATTTTTTAAAAGGCAGAGAAGGAATGGAAAGCAAATCCTTAAAAAGGATTTGGCTTTTTATTTTAGCAATTACTATCCACAATTTCCCAGAAGGTCTTGCTGTTGGGGTTGGTTTAGGCAGTGGTGAAATCAATATTGCGTTGCCTATTATTATTGGTATTGCATTGCAAGATATACCCGAAGGCTTAGTGGTCGCATTGTCATTAAAAGCTTATGGTTTTTCCAATAGGTATGCCATCAATGCCACTTTAATTGCAGGCTTTGCTGAATCCATTGGTGCATTGCTCGGCTGTATCGCGACGAGTTTTTCCCATTCATTGCTGCCCGGTGGGCTTGCTTTAGCTGGCGGAGCAATGCTTTATGTTATTTGTGGTGAAATGATTCCCGAACTCCACCGCTCTGGCAATGAAGCCAAAGCCACAGCAGGATTTATTTTTGGTTTTGTCCTTATGATGTTTTTAGATGTAGGACTGAGTTAA
- a CDS encoding tetratricopeptide repeat protein: MKTTSSLENILKDAKNKSFSDLAQIIEGIGGKELADMQQKHAAHILSGAKRIAFVAPQLPHPCELEIWNSCAIKLGIEGALYTNHSESRAFTHFAKMMHLSNTPIYLTCYTMDSMPENKTFLSGLEKELEQYSLIISLGENSLASYQAAKAKRINQARLIIWQNAPRPPHANVGTRSPNGSPLPNIAREKTVRKEILKNADLILCFDKDGATWSYLEEISAQRIRRVARTINTKRYSSEISAIRRIELRSALGLPETDFIFFHLGPLEIESGALDSVFAFKNLLQSNPTFQGNARLCFCGTGSAGADIRQSVVEMGLDDHVYFLNPNGDDLKEIAGNQFSSIISVCDAVIHGPIAPVNGNPLKCLDSTYDVMCALSSEIIAISNGHNWIGEWISRFYKTYSAGSIHSLARLMQETIEKQDKVTNVKGAIKKAIANEFPFEKNINEVSEIFKSLIVNIAVNDTESASKLIEQIEEMVIAKQYIDAINLISQAFQKSSLSVVQQANLFRLIGDCFTKLGDLDNGVVNYTKALELDPYCAKCYIGLGTVALHRNNYNIAVPQFQKAVSLAPNDDMASLGLGLSFEGLNEFKEALSWTVRACHLKADNTVAIYNLVKLSFEMNEFADAERVLIRYISLHPHDVNMIYTLGTITYKTGKQDIALQLMENILALDPMNSRAHSLIAQIQKVEQQKKPA, from the coding sequence ATGAAAACCACCAGCTCCCTTGAAAATATACTCAAGGATGCCAAGAATAAAAGCTTTTCTGACCTCGCTCAAATTATTGAGGGGATTGGAGGCAAAGAGCTTGCGGATATGCAACAAAAACATGCTGCTCATATATTAAGTGGAGCTAAAAGAATTGCATTTGTTGCTCCTCAACTTCCACACCCCTGCGAACTTGAAATTTGGAATTCGTGCGCGATAAAACTTGGTATAGAAGGAGCACTTTATACAAATCACAGCGAAAGTAGAGCATTTACACATTTTGCTAAAATGATGCATTTATCCAATACTCCTATCTATTTAACTTGTTACACTATGGATTCCATGCCAGAAAATAAAACATTTTTATCTGGTCTTGAAAAAGAATTAGAACAATATTCTTTAATTATTTCTTTAGGTGAAAATTCTCTTGCCAGTTATCAAGCTGCAAAAGCAAAAAGAATCAATCAAGCACGTCTTATCATTTGGCAAAATGCACCTAGACCTCCACATGCTAATGTTGGCACCCGTTCACCCAATGGCTCGCCTCTCCCCAATATTGCGCGAGAAAAAACGGTGCGCAAAGAAATTTTAAAAAATGCAGATTTGATCCTTTGTTTTGATAAAGATGGAGCCACTTGGTCTTATTTAGAGGAAATAAGCGCTCAGCGTATTCGTCGTGTGGCAAGAACAATCAATACAAAAAGATATTCCTCAGAAATATCGGCTATAAGGCGCATTGAATTGCGCAGCGCCTTGGGTTTACCAGAAACAGACTTTATCTTTTTTCATTTAGGACCGCTTGAAATAGAATCAGGAGCTCTTGACTCTGTTTTTGCTTTTAAAAACCTTTTACAAAGCAATCCCACTTTTCAAGGCAATGCGCGTCTTTGCTTTTGTGGGACGGGCTCTGCGGGTGCAGATATCAGACAAAGCGTCGTAGAAATGGGACTAGATGATCACGTCTATTTTTTAAATCCCAATGGGGATGATTTAAAAGAAATTGCGGGCAATCAATTTTCATCGATCATTTCAGTGTGTGATGCTGTTATTCATGGTCCGATTGCACCTGTAAATGGAAACCCTCTCAAATGTCTCGATAGCACGTATGATGTCATGTGTGCACTTTCATCTGAAATTATAGCAATTTCGAATGGTCACAATTGGATAGGTGAGTGGATTAGTCGTTTCTATAAAACGTATTCTGCAGGGAGCATTCACTCTTTAGCACGACTCATGCAAGAAACAATTGAAAAACAAGATAAAGTAACAAATGTAAAAGGTGCTATAAAAAAAGCAATTGCCAATGAATTTCCCTTTGAAAAAAATATCAACGAAGTGTCTGAGATATTTAAATCACTGATTGTAAATATTGCAGTAAACGATACAGAAAGTGCATCAAAATTGATAGAACAAATAGAAGAAATGGTTATTGCTAAGCAATATATCGATGCTATAAATCTAATTTCTCAAGCTTTCCAAAAAAGCTCTTTATCCGTTGTGCAGCAAGCAAATTTATTCCGCCTTATTGGAGATTGCTTTACCAAACTTGGAGATCTTGACAACGGTGTCGTTAACTATACAAAAGCTCTCGAACTCGATCCTTATTGTGCAAAATGTTATATCGGCCTCGGTACGGTGGCTTTACATCGTAATAATTATAATATAGCCGTACCTCAATTCCAAAAAGCTGTCAGTTTAGCTCCAAATGATGATATGGCTAGCCTAGGTTTAGGCCTATCATTTGAAGGTTTAAATGAATTTAAAGAAGCACTATCATGGACAGTCAGAGCATGTCATTTAAAAGCAGATAACACAGTAGCAATTTATAATTTAGTGAAACTGTCATTTGAAATGAATGAGTTTGCCGATGCGGAAAGAGTTTTGATTCGATATATCAGCTTACATCCTCATGATGTCAATATGATTTACACACTCGGAACGATTACCTATAAGACAGGCAAGCAGGACATTGCTCTTCAACTCATGGAAAATATTCTTGCACTCGACCCTATGAACAGCAGAGCACATTCACTTATTGCCCAAATACAGAAAGTAGAACAACAGAAAAAACCTGCATAA
- a CDS encoding DDE-type integrase/transposase/recombinase has translation MATKERIDKQHRYPWPVIETAVQLYFHENMTYRSVSEKMLAHGVEVSHKTVYEWVQKFGNNVDQKSRKRIPNYEIEESYVKCNGEWKYMYRANDRQNATLSICMRDKRNMAAAKSFFKKSLDTSL, from the coding sequence ATGGCAACTAAAGAAAGAATTGACAAACAACACCGTTATCCATGGCCTGTGATTGAAACGGCTGTGCAATTATATTTTCATGAGAATATGACTTATCGTTCTGTTTCTGAAAAAATGCTTGCGCATGGTGTTGAAGTATCTCATAAAACTGTATATGAATGGGTTCAAAAATTTGGCAACAATGTGGATCAAAAATCTCGTAAACGTATTCCAAATTATGAAATTGAAGAATCATATGTAAAATGCAACGGTGAATGGAAGTATATGTACCGTGCAAATGATCGCCAAAATGCGACTTTAAGTATTTGCATGCGTGATAAAAGAAATATGGCAGCTGCTAAGTCATTTTTCAAAAAATCCTTGGATACCAGTCTCTAA
- a CDS encoding catalase, with the protein MPDKNNSKPAHSNKSKLHQTISTNAGAPIPSNEHVLTAGERGPVLLQDYFFLEKMAHFDRERIPERVVHAKGAGAYGYFEVTHDITKYTKADFLSKIGLKTDVLVRFSTVGGEKGSSDFERDPRGFAIKFYTLEGNYDLVGNNLPVFFIRDPFKFPDMVHTHKRNPQSNLKDKNAFWDFNSLSPETTHMLTMLFSDRGTPKSYRNMHGFGVHTFKFVNKKNESYFIKWHFKSEAGIENYTEKEAALADVDGATRDLFEHLKKGGKACWKAFVQIMPEKDALTYKFNPFDPTKVWLYSDYPLLPVGKLVLDRNPENFFQEIEQAAFCPANFVPGIEASPDKLLQGRLFSYTDTQRHRLGTNFALIPVNCPYAKKITNYQRDGAMRMDGNGGSSINYSPNSYGGPRSNPLKSEQNILLSGNSCRSEYPKKDDFAQAGLLYKLFSEVEKNSLTTNIAGHMKYIDKEIKVRQLGYFYQADKDYAMRIAKILGISEKEIKAYMS; encoded by the coding sequence ATGCCTGATAAAAATAATTCCAAGCCTGCCCATTCGAACAAAAGCAAACTTCACCAAACAATTTCTACCAATGCAGGCGCTCCGATACCAAGCAATGAACACGTTTTAACTGCAGGTGAGCGTGGCCCTGTTTTATTACAAGATTATTTTTTCTTAGAAAAAATGGCTCATTTTGACCGTGAACGCATTCCAGAAAGAGTCGTTCATGCCAAGGGGGCTGGAGCGTACGGATACTTTGAAGTTACCCATGACATAACAAAATACACCAAAGCAGACTTCTTAAGCAAAATTGGTCTTAAAACGGATGTGCTCGTGAGATTTTCTACCGTAGGCGGTGAAAAAGGGTCTTCCGATTTCGAACGCGACCCAAGAGGATTTGCTATTAAGTTTTATACACTCGAGGGCAATTACGACCTCGTTGGAAATAATCTACCCGTTTTTTTTATCCGTGACCCATTTAAGTTTCCAGATATGGTGCACACTCATAAAAGAAATCCACAATCCAACTTAAAAGATAAAAATGCTTTTTGGGATTTTAATTCTCTGAGTCCAGAAACGACGCATATGTTGACAATGCTTTTTTCAGACCGAGGCACGCCTAAATCATATCGCAATATGCATGGTTTTGGTGTACATACCTTCAAATTTGTGAATAAAAAAAATGAAAGTTACTTCATAAAATGGCATTTTAAAAGTGAAGCCGGAATTGAAAATTATACAGAAAAAGAAGCTGCCCTTGCAGATGTGGATGGCGCAACGAGAGATCTTTTCGAACATTTAAAAAAGGGCGGAAAAGCATGTTGGAAAGCTTTTGTGCAAATTATGCCAGAAAAAGATGCGCTAACATATAAATTTAATCCTTTTGATCCCACAAAAGTATGGCTTTATTCCGATTATCCCCTACTTCCTGTTGGCAAACTTGTCTTAGATAGAAACCCAGAAAATTTCTTTCAAGAAATAGAGCAAGCGGCTTTTTGTCCTGCTAACTTTGTTCCCGGCATCGAAGCCTCACCTGATAAGCTGTTACAAGGAAGACTTTTTTCATATACTGACACTCAACGGCACCGCTTAGGGACAAATTTTGCCCTGATTCCAGTGAACTGCCCGTATGCAAAGAAAATAACGAACTATCAACGTGATGGTGCAATGCGTATGGACGGCAACGGAGGATCTTCTATTAATTATTCACCAAATAGTTATGGTGGTCCTCGCTCTAATCCACTTAAATCAGAACAAAACATATTACTAAGTGGCAATAGCTGTCGATCGGAGTATCCTAAGAAAGATGATTTTGCTCAAGCTGGACTGCTTTATAAGCTTTTTTCAGAAGTAGAAAAGAATAGTTTGACGACAAACATCGCTGGACATATGAAATATATAGATAAAGAAATCAAAGTGCGGCAACTCGGATATTTTTATCAAGCCGACAAAGATTATGCGATGAGAATTGCAAAAATTTTAGGAATTTCTGAGAAAGAAATAAAAGCATATATGTCGTAA
- a CDS encoding carboxymuconolactone decarboxylase family protein, with protein MIRQEITSKFLINLSNNVQGKAVNDLKLNFEKFAESEFLSDDEYALLLISLGRTLSNQSIELIGLELANHLQIADEIINEAKQIPAIMGMLNTYYKFRFFVEKNDENAAQEYGSPLLRMNALAKPYMPKELFELISLAISILNSCEKCVIAHEKAVMNLNITRAKINDVLRITSVAKGLSLL; from the coding sequence ATGATAAGACAAGAAATAACCTCAAAATTCTTAATAAACTTATCCAATAATGTACAAGGTAAAGCAGTCAATGATTTAAAGTTGAATTTCGAAAAATTTGCTGAATCCGAATTTCTAAGTGATGATGAATATGCACTTTTATTAATTTCTTTAGGGAGAACTTTATCAAATCAATCGATAGAATTAATCGGGCTTGAATTGGCAAATCATTTACAAATTGCAGATGAAATCATAAATGAAGCAAAACAAATCCCAGCAATAATGGGGATGTTAAACACATATTATAAATTCCGTTTCTTTGTTGAAAAAAACGATGAAAATGCCGCACAAGAATATGGCTCTCCCTTATTAAGAATGAATGCTCTTGCCAAACCTTATATGCCTAAAGAATTGTTTGAACTGATTTCATTAGCAATTAGTATTTTAAATAGCTGCGAAAAATGTGTCATTGCCCATGAAAAAGCAGTCATGAATTTAAATATAACTCGTGCGAAAATTAATGACGTTCTCAGAATCACATCGGTTGCGAAAGGACTCAGTTTACTTTAA